In the Pontibacillus yanchengensis genome, one interval contains:
- a CDS encoding glycoside hydrolase domain-containing protein: MGYVWGVDSAQEVTKELYDCVLKNFGKPEYWGRYLTTVPNTSEGLTSKEISLLHNSGTKVMPIYNNFKSATGYRKGKVTAQNATFHAQRLKFPKGRVLFAHVEKAFNVDESWIRGYVDGLYNTDYKPGFYIDPVNGPFSSAYCKAVSKDSRVSNQSVLWSAQPERGVSKARKAPKFNPAKPKCKSNVWGWQYGQNAKNCPIDTNVIDDRLYNMLW, translated from the coding sequence ATGGGATACGTTTGGGGAGTGGACTCTGCTCAAGAGGTTACGAAAGAGCTTTATGACTGTGTGTTAAAGAACTTTGGAAAACCTGAATATTGGGGAAGATACTTAACGACTGTACCAAATACTTCCGAAGGATTAACCTCAAAGGAAATTAGCTTATTGCATAATAGCGGTACTAAAGTTATGCCGATTTATAACAATTTCAAGTCTGCGACTGGATATCGAAAAGGGAAAGTAACAGCTCAAAATGCAACATTTCACGCACAACGATTAAAATTCCCAAAAGGTCGTGTTCTGTTTGCACATGTGGAGAAGGCTTTCAATGTAGACGAATCTTGGATACGAGGCTATGTGGATGGACTGTATAATACAGATTACAAGCCTGGTTTCTACATTGACCCTGTAAACGGACCATTCAGTAGTGCTTATTGTAAGGCCGTATCGAAGGATAGCAGGGTTTCCAATCAATCCGTATTATGGAGTGCCCAACCCGAACGAGGAGTATCAAAGGCACGGAAAGCACCGAAATTTAATCCGGCCAAACCAAAATGCAAATCAAACGTGTGGGGATGGCAGTACGGTCAAAATGCAAAAAACTGTCCGATAGATACAAATGTGATTGATGACAGACTTTATAATATGCTTTGGTAG
- a CDS encoding FAD-dependent oxidoreductase, which translates to MNAEHNGIIPTSYWIKDTHLPDFPSLSKDITVDVGVVGGGITGITTAYLLAKEGYKVAILEADELVKGTTGHTTAKITAQHDIIYHELLQHLGKEKARQYYKSNSEALTFIKQLVEENQIDCDFADEDAFIYANTDKGVKDIEKEAEAYKELGIAGGNVDKLPIDIYIKAGIVMEKQAQFHPLRYLSFLIDQLKKMDVQIYEHTVANDVEEGEHPTIVTKAGSRITCSSIVSCSHFPFYDGKALYFSRMYAERSYIIGVKTKTPVTEGMYLSADEPKRSIRTATADGDSILLIGGESHKTGQGGHTSNHFDALQQFADEHFTVDQTLYQWGAQDLITLDKVPYIGRLTSSHDNIYVATGYRKWGMTNGTAAAILISNLIKGKKSLYEDLYTPSRFLADPSIKHFLKENLNVAKEFVKGKVQAPQKKVEDLQNNEGDIVFYDNQRAGAYKNDEGSVHVVDTTCTHLGCEVEWNNGEKTWDCPCHGSRFSVTGEVLEGPADQPLKKLL; encoded by the coding sequence ATGAACGCAGAACACAATGGGATCATACCTACAAGTTATTGGATTAAAGACACACACCTACCTGATTTTCCGTCTTTATCTAAGGATATTACGGTTGATGTAGGAGTTGTTGGTGGTGGTATTACAGGAATAACAACAGCTTATCTATTAGCGAAAGAAGGTTATAAAGTAGCTATACTTGAAGCGGATGAGCTTGTTAAAGGAACAACAGGACACACAACAGCAAAAATCACAGCCCAACACGATATTATTTATCATGAACTGTTGCAGCATCTAGGAAAAGAAAAAGCTCGACAGTATTACAAGTCTAACTCTGAAGCTCTCACTTTTATTAAACAATTAGTAGAGGAGAATCAAATCGATTGTGATTTCGCAGACGAAGATGCTTTCATTTATGCGAACACAGATAAAGGCGTAAAAGATATTGAGAAAGAAGCTGAAGCTTATAAGGAACTTGGTATTGCAGGTGGAAATGTAGATAAATTGCCTATTGATATATATATAAAAGCTGGGATTGTTATGGAAAAACAAGCACAGTTCCACCCATTACGGTACCTATCCTTCCTTATCGATCAGTTAAAAAAGATGGATGTTCAGATATACGAACATACTGTTGCCAATGATGTGGAAGAAGGAGAACATCCAACCATCGTGACAAAAGCAGGGTCTCGCATCACATGTTCTTCCATTGTTTCGTGCTCCCATTTTCCATTCTATGATGGCAAAGCATTGTACTTTAGTCGAATGTATGCTGAACGATCCTATATTATAGGCGTTAAAACAAAAACACCCGTTACTGAGGGGATGTATTTAAGTGCAGATGAGCCTAAACGGTCCATTCGGACAGCTACAGCTGATGGTGATTCAATCTTACTCATAGGGGGAGAAAGTCATAAAACTGGGCAAGGTGGACATACCTCTAATCACTTTGATGCATTACAACAATTTGCAGATGAGCACTTCACAGTTGACCAGACCTTGTATCAATGGGGAGCCCAAGACCTGATAACCTTAGATAAAGTCCCTTATATCGGTCGATTAACTTCTAGCCATGACAATATCTATGTGGCTACAGGGTATCGAAAATGGGGAATGACAAATGGAACAGCAGCAGCAATACTTATTTCTAACCTAATTAAAGGAAAAAAATCTTTGTACGAAGATCTCTACACCCCATCGCGTTTTCTGGCAGATCCCAGCATAAAACATTTTCTCAAAGAGAATCTAAATGTTGCGAAAGAATTCGTGAAAGGGAAAGTACAAGCCCCACAGAAAAAAGTCGAGGATTTACAAAACAATGAGGGCGATATAGTCTTTTATGATAATCAACGAGCAGGAGCATATAAAAATGACGAAGGTAGCGTTCATGTCGTCGATACCACCTGTACCCATTTAGGCTGTGAAGTAGAATGGAATAACGGCGAAAAGACATGGGACTGCCCATGCCACGGTTCAAGATTCTCCGTAACAGGAGAAGTCCTAGAAGGCCCAGCAGATCAACCTTTAAAGAAACTACTATAG
- the treC gene encoding alpha,alpha-phosphotrehalase has product MTQPWWKNSVVYQIYPKSFNDTTGNGTGDIQGVIEKLDYLDQLGVDVIWLTPIYKSPQRDNGYDISDYFDIHEEYGTMEDFDRLLEQAHKRNIRIIMDIVVNHTSTEHEWFQQSIQSKDNPYRDYYIWKDPVDGAEPTNWQSKFGGNAWAYDEGTGQYYLHLFDVTQADLNWENEAVRNSVYDMMHFWLQKGVDGFRLDVINLISKNQAFPNDYEGDGRKYYTDGPRVHEFMHEMNQEVFSKYEMMTVGEMSSTTIDNCVKYTNPEREELDMTFSFHHLKVDYPNGEKWTVADFDFQQLKQILSEWQVGMQQGGGWNALFWCNHDQPRVVSRFGNDEEYHKESAKMLATTIHLMRGTPYIYQGEEFGMTNPKFDSIEHYRDVEALNTYKILQEQGKDEEEILAILGQKSRDNSRTPMQWTAGRQAGFTENIPWIPVASNYEQVNAEAALEDETSIFYHYQHLIQLRKQYDIMTHGEYELILEDDDEIFAYVRHGEGEKLVVVNNFYANETTFTLPEGIDVEGFTSNVLLTNYQDTQGDVHHITLRPYESVVFHLTK; this is encoded by the coding sequence ATGACACAACCATGGTGGAAAAATTCTGTTGTTTATCAAATCTATCCTAAAAGCTTTAATGACACGACTGGAAATGGAACGGGGGACATTCAAGGTGTTATTGAAAAACTTGATTACCTCGATCAATTGGGAGTTGATGTGATTTGGCTAACTCCAATCTATAAATCTCCTCAACGTGACAATGGGTATGACATTAGCGATTATTTTGATATTCATGAAGAGTATGGCACGATGGAGGACTTTGACCGTCTGCTAGAACAAGCTCACAAACGTAACATCCGCATTATTATGGACATTGTTGTCAATCATACATCTACTGAGCATGAATGGTTCCAGCAATCCATTCAATCAAAAGACAATCCATATCGTGACTATTATATTTGGAAAGATCCAGTTGATGGTGCTGAACCAACGAACTGGCAGTCTAAGTTCGGAGGAAATGCATGGGCTTACGATGAAGGCACAGGCCAATACTATCTTCATCTATTCGATGTGACTCAGGCTGACCTAAATTGGGAGAATGAAGCTGTTCGTAATAGTGTCTACGACATGATGCATTTTTGGCTACAAAAAGGTGTAGATGGATTCCGCTTGGATGTTATTAATTTAATTTCCAAAAATCAGGCATTTCCTAATGACTACGAAGGCGATGGTCGTAAGTATTACACAGACGGTCCTCGTGTGCATGAATTCATGCATGAAATGAATCAGGAAGTCTTCTCCAAATACGAAATGATGACAGTAGGGGAGATGTCTTCTACCACAATCGATAACTGTGTGAAATACACAAACCCTGAACGGGAAGAGCTAGATATGACATTTAGCTTCCACCATCTAAAGGTCGATTACCCTAATGGAGAAAAATGGACAGTTGCCGACTTTGATTTTCAACAGCTGAAGCAGATTCTATCTGAATGGCAAGTTGGGATGCAGCAAGGTGGCGGCTGGAATGCTCTATTCTGGTGTAACCACGATCAACCACGCGTTGTATCACGTTTTGGGAATGATGAAGAGTACCATAAAGAGTCTGCTAAAATGCTTGCAACAACAATTCATTTGATGCGAGGCACTCCTTATATTTATCAAGGGGAAGAGTTTGGTATGACTAATCCAAAATTTGATTCCATTGAGCACTATCGTGATGTGGAGGCCCTTAATACGTATAAGATTCTTCAAGAACAAGGAAAAGATGAAGAAGAAATCCTAGCCATTTTAGGTCAAAAATCACGAGACAACTCTCGTACACCAATGCAATGGACAGCTGGAAGACAGGCTGGATTTACAGAAAATATTCCATGGATACCTGTTGCGTCTAACTATGAACAAGTGAACGCTGAGGCTGCATTAGAAGATGAAACATCCATTTTTTATCATTATCAGCACCTTATTCAACTACGCAAGCAGTATGATATTATGACACATGGAGAGTATGAACTCATACTCGAAGATGATGATGAAATCTTTGCTTATGTTCGCCATGGTGAAGGTGAAAAGCTTGTTGTCGTGAATAACTTTTACGCGAATGAAACAACCTTTACGTTACCAGAAGGTATTGATGTAGAAGGGTTCACTAGTAACGTCCTATTAACCAATTATCAAGATACGCAAGGAGACGTTCATCACATCACTCTTCGTCCGTATGAGTCTGTTGTCTTTCATTTAACTAAGTAA
- a CDS encoding LysE family translocator, with product MSVTLLLSFLGAAVVLTLMPGPDNLFVLAQSISQNKKAGIMTTLGLCTGIFVHTTAAAAGISAIIYQSSFAFMIVKYAGAIYLLYLAWSAFREGKTSFEIGSKPKLSYSKLYKRGILMNVLNPKVSLFFLALFPQFIDSTRGAWAVPIQMILMGIVFLLQAFVIFAIISFFAEKVRVWLERYPAIEKRINIIKGVLLGVIGVKLAI from the coding sequence ATGAGTGTTACATTATTACTATCATTTCTAGGTGCAGCAGTTGTGCTTACTCTAATGCCAGGGCCAGATAATTTATTTGTGCTCGCTCAAAGCATTTCTCAAAATAAAAAAGCAGGTATCATGACCACACTTGGATTGTGTACTGGAATTTTCGTACATACTACAGCAGCTGCAGCAGGTATCTCGGCTATTATCTATCAGTCTAGTTTTGCGTTTATGATTGTGAAATACGCTGGAGCCATATACTTATTATACTTAGCTTGGAGTGCCTTTCGTGAAGGCAAAACATCATTTGAAATAGGTTCAAAGCCTAAACTAAGCTATAGTAAGCTTTACAAACGCGGTATATTAATGAATGTATTGAACCCTAAAGTCTCCCTGTTTTTCCTAGCTTTATTTCCGCAATTTATCGACTCTACTCGCGGAGCGTGGGCGGTTCCTATCCAAATGATTTTGATGGGAATTGTATTTTTACTACAAGCATTTGTCATCTTTGCAATCATAAGTTTTTTTGCGGAAAAAGTTCGTGTATGGCTTGAGCGATACCCAGCGATAGAAAAACGAATCAACATAATTAAAGGAGTTCTATTAGGCGTGATTGGTGTGAAGCTCGCTATTTAA
- the treP gene encoding PTS system trehalose-specific EIIBC component codes for MDLKKDAKQILEAIGGQENIAAATHCVTRLRLSLHDESKVDQEKLESIESVKGSFSTNGQFQIVIGQGTVEKMYKELNELGVGEATKDDVKAASSEKMNPLQRAIKTLADIFIPILPAIVTAGLLMGIYNIFSGTGIFFDEKSLIDVYPQWSDLANIINLIANTAFVFLPGLIGWSAVKKFGGNPLLGIVLGLMLVHPDLLNAWSYGEAVKEGSVPKWNLFGLEVEKIGYQGQVLPVLFASYILAKIDVFLRQRIPDSIQLLIVGPVALLVTGFITFIAIGPLMFGLGNLITDGLVSIFENFAALGGLIYGALYPVMVITGMHHTFLAVDIQLIGNTGTTFLWPILALSNISQGSAALGMMVATKDEKLRGLAGSSGVSAWLGITEPALFGVNLRYKFPFIAALVSSAVAALIITVQNVQASSIGVGGVPGIFSILPEDWLFFLVGMAIVIVLPFAATYLIAKGRKV; via the coding sequence ATGGATTTGAAAAAAGATGCGAAACAAATTCTTGAGGCCATCGGTGGTCAGGAGAATATTGCGGCTGCAACTCACTGTGTAACGCGACTACGGTTATCTTTACATGATGAGAGTAAAGTCGATCAAGAAAAACTAGAAAGCATAGAGTCAGTTAAAGGTTCTTTCTCAACAAATGGACAATTCCAAATTGTGATTGGACAAGGAACTGTTGAGAAGATGTATAAAGAGTTAAATGAGCTTGGAGTTGGAGAAGCTACGAAAGATGATGTGAAAGCAGCTTCTTCCGAGAAAATGAATCCACTGCAGCGTGCCATTAAAACATTGGCAGATATCTTTATTCCAATTTTACCTGCCATCGTTACAGCTGGTTTGCTTATGGGTATCTACAATATCTTCTCCGGGACGGGCATTTTCTTTGATGAGAAGTCCCTGATTGATGTGTACCCACAATGGAGTGACCTGGCGAATATTATTAACCTAATAGCGAATACAGCCTTCGTGTTTTTACCCGGATTGATAGGTTGGTCTGCGGTTAAGAAATTCGGTGGTAATCCACTACTTGGTATCGTACTTGGTTTAATGCTTGTTCACCCAGATTTATTAAACGCATGGTCATATGGTGAAGCAGTAAAAGAAGGTTCTGTTCCGAAATGGAATTTATTTGGATTAGAAGTTGAAAAGATAGGTTATCAAGGACAAGTACTACCCGTCCTATTTGCTTCGTATATATTAGCTAAAATTGATGTGTTTTTACGTCAGCGTATTCCAGACTCTATTCAGTTACTTATCGTTGGACCAGTTGCACTACTAGTGACAGGTTTTATTACGTTTATTGCAATCGGACCACTTATGTTTGGGCTAGGTAACTTGATTACTGATGGACTTGTTTCGATCTTCGAAAACTTTGCAGCACTTGGTGGTTTAATTTACGGTGCTCTATATCCAGTAATGGTTATCACAGGTATGCACCATACATTCTTAGCTGTCGATATTCAGCTTATCGGTAACACAGGTACAACGTTCTTATGGCCAATTCTAGCACTATCCAACATCTCTCAAGGATCGGCTGCACTTGGTATGATGGTAGCTACGAAGGATGAAAAACTACGAGGACTAGCTGGTTCATCTGGTGTGTCAGCGTGGTTAGGAATTACAGAGCCTGCCTTATTCGGGGTGAACTTACGTTATAAGTTTCCATTCATTGCAGCGCTAGTATCTTCAGCTGTTGCAGCTCTAATCATTACGGTGCAAAACGTACAAGCCTCTTCTATCGGTGTAGGTGGCGTTCCAGGAATTTTCTCTATTCTTCCTGAAGATTGGTTATTCTTCTTGGTTGGAATGGCGATTGTAATTGTATTACCATTCGCAGCTACGTACTTGATTGCTAAAGGACGTAAAGTATAA
- a CDS encoding metal-dependent hydrolase, which yields MVATSHQVMGFTWGMGAITIYNSVGYIPDQLFSTILFFAAVIIGSLIPDIDTPKSKLGGPFERWGFMFVICLVGVEILTPGFSRSAQFLLMILSPLLFVYSGHRKFTHSIAFLALMGAYSFLLHTYIAIPLFYLVGFLTGIVSHLFGDFLTKRGIPLFYPISRKHVKFFYTFRTGSPIEVSITAALVVLNIVILSKNVLG from the coding sequence ATGGTTGCTACAAGTCATCAGGTGATGGGCTTTACGTGGGGGATGGGTGCTATTACGATATACAATAGTGTAGGGTACATACCGGACCAACTGTTTTCTACGATTTTATTTTTTGCAGCGGTCATTATTGGATCGCTCATACCGGATATCGATACACCAAAGTCCAAGTTAGGTGGGCCTTTTGAGCGTTGGGGGTTCATGTTTGTCATTTGCCTCGTTGGAGTGGAGATATTGACACCGGGATTTTCGAGGTCTGCTCAGTTTTTACTGATGATATTGTCCCCTTTGTTGTTTGTGTATTCCGGGCACCGCAAGTTCACCCATTCCATCGCGTTTCTTGCCTTGATGGGGGCGTATAGCTTTCTGCTTCATACATATATAGCGATTCCTCTTTTTTATTTAGTTGGTTTCTTAACAGGTATCGTATCGCATTTATTTGGAGATTTTCTAACCAAAAGAGGGATTCCGCTTTTCTATCCAATAAGTCGAAAGCATGTAAAGTTCTTTTATACATTTCGTACTGGCTCACCGATTGAGGTAAGTATAACAGCGGCACTAGTGGTCTTAAACATTGTTATTCTATCGAAAAATGTACTCGGCTAA
- the megL gene encoding methionine gamma-lyase, which produces MKKEHGFETKVIHGGYDSKDFLGSLTTPLFQTSTFTFDSAEQGEMRFAGKEDGYIYSRLGNPTVKALEDRIAQLEEGEAGLAFGSGMAAVSAVLIALTKANDHILCSRGVYGCTFGLLTMLEEKYNIQTDFSDMKTAEQIRSLIKPETSCIYIETPINPTMDLIDLELVSTVAKEYNIPVVVDNTFCSPYLQKPLTKGCDVVLHSATKYIGGHGDVVAGLLVGKQEFIQEVAMTTQKDIGGIISPFDAWLLLRGLKTLPVRLDRHCQNAEKIVAYLKDHSAVDKVYFPGDATNPDYDIMKKQMKQGGGLISFEIKGGKEEAQYILNQLRFIKTAVSLGDTETLIQHPATMTHSVVPEETRRRMGITDQLVRLSVGLEAWEDIWEDLKYALDQVTSANIQK; this is translated from the coding sequence ATGAAGAAAGAGCATGGTTTTGAAACAAAGGTGATTCATGGAGGTTATGATTCAAAAGATTTCTTAGGGAGTTTAACAACACCTCTATTCCAAACATCTACCTTTACGTTTGATAGTGCCGAGCAGGGGGAGATGCGTTTTGCGGGTAAGGAAGATGGATATATTTACTCCCGTCTAGGTAATCCAACAGTGAAAGCGTTGGAAGATCGTATCGCTCAGCTTGAGGAAGGGGAGGCTGGTCTAGCTTTTGGTTCTGGTATGGCGGCTGTATCGGCTGTTTTAATCGCCTTAACAAAAGCAAATGACCATATCCTTTGTTCGCGAGGGGTGTATGGCTGTACGTTTGGCTTATTAACGATGCTTGAGGAAAAATATAATATCCAAACAGATTTCAGTGATATGAAGACAGCTGAACAAATTCGTTCCCTAATTAAACCAGAAACCTCCTGTATTTATATTGAGACACCAATTAATCCGACAATGGATTTAATTGATTTAGAGCTCGTTTCCACTGTTGCGAAGGAGTACAATATTCCTGTCGTTGTCGACAATACGTTCTGTTCGCCGTATTTACAAAAGCCCTTAACTAAAGGCTGTGACGTTGTGTTGCATAGCGCTACGAAGTATATTGGGGGTCACGGAGATGTCGTTGCTGGCTTGCTTGTTGGAAAACAGGAATTCATTCAAGAGGTGGCGATGACAACGCAAAAGGATATAGGAGGAATCATCTCACCGTTTGATGCCTGGCTATTGCTAAGGGGCCTAAAAACACTTCCTGTCCGCCTAGATCGTCATTGTCAGAATGCAGAAAAAATCGTTGCCTATTTAAAAGATCACTCTGCGGTGGATAAGGTTTATTTCCCGGGTGATGCTACAAATCCTGACTATGACATTATGAAAAAACAAATGAAGCAAGGTGGGGGTCTCATTTCCTTTGAAATAAAAGGAGGGAAGGAGGAGGCTCAGTATATCCTCAATCAACTTCGTTTTATTAAAACGGCTGTGAGTTTAGGCGATACAGAGACGCTAATCCAACACCCAGCGACCATGACGCATTCGGTCGTACCGGAAGAAACGAGAAGACGTATGGGCATCACCGACCAGCTGGTCCGTTTGTCAGTGGGACTAGAAGCTTGGGAGGATATATGGGAGGACCTGAAGTATGCACTAGATCAGGTCACCTCTGCTAATATACAAAAATAA
- the rarD gene encoding EamA family transporter RarD — protein sequence MSENEQKVGIIYTLSAYTLWGILPLYWKLVQEVPAGEILAHRIIWSFLFMMAIVFVTKNGKAFLHEAIHLIQHKKRLVGITLASITISINWLTYIWAVNANHVVEVSLGYYINPLVSILLGMVILKERLTPWQIVSFLLAMIGVMNLIIHFHQVPWIALILALSFGAYGLLKKQIQLSSMFGLTIETLMITPIAILYITQSNLAGSGSFTISPLVTSLLVGAGVATAIPLLFFASGARRIPLSMVGFLQYVAPTIMLLLGVFLYNEPFTKTHFISFTFIWAALFLYSLSRTKWFVHIEHKLFPNRKAQAPG from the coding sequence ATGTCTGAAAATGAACAAAAAGTTGGTATTATCTATACCCTTAGCGCCTACACCCTTTGGGGGATTTTACCTCTTTACTGGAAGCTAGTGCAGGAGGTTCCCGCTGGTGAAATATTAGCTCATCGAATTATTTGGTCCTTTCTTTTTATGATGGCCATTGTGTTCGTTACGAAAAATGGGAAAGCCTTTCTTCATGAGGCGATTCACCTTATACAACATAAAAAGAGACTAGTTGGAATAACACTCGCTTCCATCACAATTAGCATTAATTGGCTGACCTACATTTGGGCTGTGAACGCCAATCATGTTGTAGAAGTTAGCTTAGGATATTACATTAATCCACTTGTCAGCATTTTGCTTGGCATGGTGATTTTGAAAGAGCGGCTCACACCTTGGCAAATCGTATCATTCCTTCTAGCAATGATAGGTGTCATGAATTTAATTATTCATTTTCATCAAGTACCTTGGATAGCTTTGATTTTAGCTTTAAGCTTTGGAGCCTATGGATTATTAAAAAAACAAATCCAGCTCAGTTCTATGTTTGGTTTAACAATTGAAACATTGATGATTACGCCTATCGCAATTTTGTATATAACCCAGAGCAACTTAGCAGGATCGGGATCGTTTACCATCTCTCCTCTCGTCACATCGTTATTGGTGGGCGCTGGAGTAGCAACAGCAATACCATTGTTGTTTTTTGCAAGCGGAGCGAGAAGAATTCCTCTTTCCATGGTCGGATTTCTTCAATATGTGGCTCCTACAATAATGCTGTTACTTGGTGTATTTCTATATAACGAGCCCTTTACAAAGACGCACTTCATTTCATTTACATTTATTTGGGCTGCTTTATTCTTATATAGCCTCTCTCGAACCAAATGGTTTGTCCATATCGAACACAAATTGTTCCCAAACAGAAAAGCACAAGCGCCCGGATAG
- the treR gene encoding trehalose operon repressor yields MQQNKFMSIYQDIVEKIKKEVYKVGEKLPSENELSQTYETSRETIRKALNRLSQHGYIQKVRGKGSIVLDIKKFDFPVSGLVSFKELADDMGEPPVTEVHELSLSSPEEHIRSAMELDDEDLIWHVTRSRSFQGEKIILDKDYILYSQVPKLTKSICEESIYAYLEQELELKISFAKKEITVEEPTNEDERCLDLKDYPNVVVIKNFVYLDDTTLFQYTESRHRPDKFRFVDFARR; encoded by the coding sequence ATGCAACAAAACAAATTTATGTCCATTTATCAGGACATTGTCGAAAAAATAAAAAAAGAGGTCTATAAAGTAGGAGAGAAGCTTCCCTCGGAAAATGAACTCTCTCAAACGTACGAAACGTCACGAGAAACCATTCGTAAGGCGTTGAATCGGTTGTCTCAGCATGGATATATTCAAAAGGTACGGGGAAAAGGCTCTATTGTACTAGATATTAAAAAGTTTGATTTCCCTGTCTCCGGACTCGTTAGCTTTAAGGAACTTGCTGATGATATGGGAGAACCACCTGTTACCGAGGTACATGAGCTCTCCTTATCAAGTCCTGAAGAGCACATTCGTTCCGCAATGGAACTAGATGATGAGGATTTAATCTGGCATGTGACACGCTCCCGTTCCTTTCAAGGAGAGAAAATTATCTTGGATAAAGATTATATTCTCTATAGCCAAGTACCAAAGCTAACGAAGAGCATTTGCGAGGAGTCCATTTACGCATATTTGGAACAAGAGTTAGAGCTCAAGATAAGCTTTGCTAAGAAAGAGATCACAGTAGAAGAGCCTACCAATGAAGACGAGCGCTGCCTTGACTTAAAAGATTATCCTAATGTAGTCGTTATCAAAAACTTTGTGTACCTCGATGATACTACCCTTTTTCAATACACAGAATCCCGCCACCGCCCAGACAAATTCCGATTTGTGGATTTTGCAAGAAGGTAG
- the nadA gene encoding quinolinate synthase NadA: MNIFEAVEQKTPMLPEQYKQASRENLEQRVREVKERMGSRLYLPGHHYQKDEVIQFADNRGDSLKLAQLSADNHQAEAIVFCGVHFMAETADILTKPEQKVYLPDMRAGCSMADMANIDQTEKAWQKLMDLFDDTIMPLTYVNSTAAIKAFVGKNDGATVTSSNAARMVSWAFTQKERILFLPDQHLGRNTAYNLGIPLEQMAVWDPIMNELIYEGNMEDIKVILWKGHCSVHENFTVQNVHQLREKSPEMKIIVHPECRREVVKLSDDAGSTNHIIHTITNAPAGSSWAIGTEMNLVNRIIQEHPDKHIISLNPNMCPCLTMNRIDLPHLAWCLESIEKGEPHNVIKVEAKIAQDAKKALDRMLERA, translated from the coding sequence GTGAATATTTTTGAAGCAGTTGAACAGAAGACCCCGATGCTTCCGGAACAGTATAAACAAGCTAGTAGAGAGAATTTGGAGCAACGCGTACGTGAGGTGAAAGAACGGATGGGGTCACGCCTTTATCTACCTGGCCATCACTATCAAAAAGATGAAGTGATTCAATTTGCTGACAATCGCGGAGACTCATTGAAGTTGGCTCAGTTATCCGCAGACAATCACCAAGCCGAGGCGATTGTTTTTTGTGGGGTTCACTTCATGGCTGAAACGGCAGACATATTAACGAAACCAGAACAGAAAGTGTATCTACCAGACATGCGCGCAGGTTGTTCCATGGCTGACATGGCTAACATTGATCAAACGGAAAAAGCATGGCAAAAGCTTATGGACCTATTTGATGATACGATCATGCCGCTCACCTACGTGAACTCTACAGCTGCTATTAAAGCATTTGTTGGAAAAAACGATGGTGCTACCGTTACCTCCTCCAATGCAGCACGTATGGTTAGCTGGGCATTCACACAAAAAGAACGGATTTTATTTTTACCTGATCAGCACCTTGGAAGGAACACAGCTTATAACCTAGGTATTCCATTAGAACAAATGGCCGTTTGGGATCCGATTATGAATGAGCTGATCTATGAAGGAAACATGGAGGATATCAAAGTAATTCTATGGAAAGGGCATTGTTCTGTACATGAGAATTTTACGGTTCAAAATGTCCACCAATTACGTGAAAAATCCCCTGAAATGAAGATTATCGTGCACCCTGAATGTCGTAGAGAAGTGGTGAAGTTATCTGATGATGCAGGGTCAACCAATCACATTATCCATACTATTACGAACGCTCCTGCCGGCTCATCATGGGCCATTGGTACAGAAATGAATCTAGTGAACCGAATTATTCAAGAGCATCCTGATAAACACATTATTTCTCTTAATCCGAATATGTGTCCGTGCCTCACCATGAACCGCATTGATTTACCTCACCTTGCCTGGTGTTTAGAGTCCATTGAAAAAGGTGAACCGCATAATGTCATTAAGGTAGAGGCGAAAATTGCTCAAGATGCCAAGAAAGCCTTGGATCGTATGCTGGAAAGAGCATAG